From one Triticum urartu cultivar G1812 chromosome 3, Tu2.1, whole genome shotgun sequence genomic stretch:
- the LOC125543466 gene encoding probable serine/threonine-protein kinase WNK9, with the protein MSSMLDSWKMRSIPAPSISVSLVSSVTEDGWQSASFVLWKGEFLLKNHMFLTDHINLLLRFPHTTGCLKNAELSSEVLQWLALPSMGRRL; encoded by the exons ATGTCCTCGATGCTGGACTCCTG GAAGATGAGGTCTATTCCAGCGCCTTCAATTTCAGTCTCTCTGGTCTCAAGTGTGACTGAAGATGGGTGGCAATCTGCAAGTTTCGTGCTTTGGAAGGGTGAATTCTTACTGAAAAACCATATGTTTCTTACCGACCATATTAATTTATTGCTAAGGTTTCCTCATACCACTG GCTGTTTAAAGAATGCTGAGTTGTCAAGCGAGGTGCTGCAGTGGCTGGCGTTGCCGAGCATGGGACGACGTCTCTAG